GCAGGAGACGGGTACGAGCACCGGCACCGGGTCCGGTTCCGGCGGCGGCGGGTCCGGCACCGGCACGGCCGGCGGTGGCGGCGGCACCGGGACCGGGTCGGGCGGCGGCGGAGGTGGCGGTGGCGGCGGCGGCACCGAAACCGTCGCCGTCGGCCCCGGCGGCGACTTCGTCTTCACGCCGGGCACCAGCGAGGCGCTTCAGATCCTCCCCGGCACGACGGTGGAGTTCGTCTGGGAGTCCGACAACCACAACATCGCCGTCGACAGCACGCCCGAGGGGGCGAGTTGGTCGGGTCACGAACCAATCGAGAACTCCGGGTTCACCTACTCGCACACGTTCAGCACGCTCGGCACCTACGAATACCACTGCACTCCCCACCAGTCCGCCGGCATGGTCGGCAGCATCGAAGTCGTCGAGTCCATCTCGACGCCGGCGCCGTCGAACGTCCCCTCCGTGCCGGACTCCGCGAAGACGCTCGGCATCGCCACGACGTTCGCCATGGTGGCGACGATGGGGCTGGCGTTCTTCTTCCTCAAGTACGGCGGCGACTACGAACTCGAAGAGGAGTAGACCGGCACACCCCCTCTCACGCCGCAGACGGTCGAGAACGTCCGGAAACCCGCAACTAGAGCTTTGGCTTCGGACGCCCTCGGAACTGTGAGAATTTATGGCAGTGGGGCGACGGTCGGAAGAGACGTGTCGGCGCTGTGGCGCGCCGACCGCGGTCGACGGCGCACTGATGCAGCACCTCGACTCGGACCCGCTTCAGGTGTTCGAGTGCGTCCGCTGCGGAGCGATTCTGGATATCGGCGGGCACCGGTGGTAGGACGCCGGGATACGGAGCGGTCGGGCGGTCGTATCGCGACGAGCGTCAGCGAGCGAGTCGCGGCGGTTCCTCGTCGTCAGCGCGCGGGGGTCCCGGCTGAGCAATCAGTAATCGAAGCGTTCCGACGATGCTATCGGGCGGCTGTACCGTCCGACTGCTATCCGAAGAGAACGGCGGTTAGAACCAGCCGTAGCCGCCTATCGCGTCCTCGTACACCGCTTCGTAGCGGCAGGTCACGTCCTCGTGGTCGTAGGCGGCGAACGCCTCGTTGGTCGACTCACGGGAGTGACCGGCGGCGGCCGCTATCTCGTCGGCCAACTCCTGCGGACTCGTGACGCGGACGCCGCGGTCGCAGTCGACGACGAGTTCGTGGGCGCCGGAGCGGGCCTGATACTCGACGACGCCGACGCACCCGCATGCGAGCGCCCACAGGAGGTTTGTCGCGAACGGTTCGACGGCCGCCGTCTGCGCGAAGACGTGCGCCCCCTTCATCACCGGGACGAACTCCTCCGGGGGCAGGTCGCCGAGGAACTCCACGCGGTCGGCGATGCGGAGTTCCGCGGCCGTCCGTTCGGCGGCGTCGCGTTCGGGGCCGTCGCCGACGACGGCCGCGCGCCACTCCCTGTCGCGGAGTTCCGCGAGGGCGAGAAAGAACGACTCCACGTTCGCGTGTTCGTCGAGGCGCCGCGCGTAGAGCAGGTCCGCCCGGTCGTCCGTCCCCGCGCTCCGAATCAGGTCGAAGTCGACGGACTCGGGGACGACGCGAACGGCGTCCTCGGCGGCGCCGTACTCGCGCACGTCGGTCTTGACCATCTGCGAGGGCGCCGTGACCCGGTCTGCGCTCCGGGCCGCGCGCCCGTAGCCGCCGGAGGGGTCGCCCTCGCGTTCGGCCCACCAGTCGACGACGACGGGGACGCGGAGGAGTCGCGCCCCCGTCTTCGCGCCCGACACCTGCGCCGGCGGACTGTTCGCGGCGTGCACCACGTCGGGCTTGACCCGGCGGAGGGCGAAGGGGAGTTTCGAGGCGAACGTCGTCGCCGACGGCGCCTCCGTGACGGCGACGTACTCCACGTCGTTCTGCTCGAAGGCCGACACCTCCCCCTCCCACCACTTCGCGCAGAGCACCGACACCTCGTGGTCGCGCGCGGCGAGGTGTTCGGCCACCCGTCGCAGTCGCCTCGTCGCGCCGTCCGCTCGGAGTTGGGCGGTGTACATCGAGACGAACGCGACTCGCATACCCATCGGCTTGCGACCGGACGATAAAAATCCTCGACATCCGTCCGACGCCGGGGTCCGACGAGCGACCGGAAGGACGATATGTAGATACTTTGAACAGAAGCGTATGCTGGAGACGCTCCGCGAGCACATCTTCCCCGTCACGTTCGTGCTCTACGGGGCGATAGCGGTACTGAACTATCTCGACGGAGACATCTTCATGACCGTCGGGTGGGGCGTCGCGGCGGCGATAGCGGCGTCGCTGGTGTGGTACACGTATCTCTACGACGAACCGGGTGAGGAGCGCGCCGAAGAGACCGAATCGGAGGAAGGAGCGGGCTCGAATTAAAGCGGTACCGCGACCAGCGCCGCCGTCGCGGACTCGACGTACCGCCAGCCGTACACCTGATTCAGGAGGAGGTAGGTGACGACACCGAGGGTGAGCGACAGCAGCCACGACCCGGCGGCGATGCGGCCCACGCGGCGGTGCGGCGTCTGCGTTCGAAGTTCGGCGGGCGTGTGCGTCAGGCCGAGGACGAGGGCGTACAGGACGACGGGCACCGCGACGATGGAGAGGACGATGTGTATCGCCAGCATGGCGAGGTAGGGGTAGTAGACGAACGCCGGGCCGACGAACTCCTTGGTGCCGCCGCCGCCGATTTTGCTCAGGTACATCACGAGGAAGACGAGGATGAGGGCGAAGGAGGTGACCATCGCGGCGGCGTGCTTGCGCACTTCGCCCGCGCGAATCCAGCGCCACCCGGCGGCGATGACGAGGACGTTGAGGGCGTTGACGGCGGCGATGGCGTCCGACAGCGTGTTCACCTGCGCCAAGGAGAGGTCCGGGAACACCTGGCCGGGCACCCACCCGAGGAACGTCCCGACGACGAGGGCGTAGCCGACGACGGAGAGGACGGCCGTGACGGCCAGCGGATGCTCCTTCACCGCGTTGTCGGCGCTCGCAGTAGCCATATCGGGGGTTGGGAAGCGTCGCTATTCCGTCTTCGGATTCGGGGCGAGGTTTCGACCGGCGGTGCGGGCCGGGCGGAACGGTGCGGAGGCTGTGCGGTCCGGGGCGGCGCGGAGGTGGTTCGGAGCGGTAATCACTCGGTCGCTGTACCGCGAGCGAGGCCGAAGGCCGAGCCTCGCGGAACGTTTTTGGTCCAGCTTTTTGCAACGAGCGGGTCGCGGAGCGACCCCGAGTCAGCAAAAAGCTGGGGTTAGATGACTCCGGTGAACGTCGCCGCCTCCCGGGCCGCCTCCTCGCTCACGCCGTCGCCGAGGATGGTGTAGCGGTCGCGGATGGTGTGCGCCGTCGTCAGCGCCTCGATGACCGTCGCGTCGTCGATGTCGAGGCCGTCCGCCGTCGTCGGCGCGCCCACCTCGTCGAGGGCGTCGCGGATGTCGCGCCACTCGCCGTTCTCGCCGCTGTGGAGGTACTCGGTGAGGACGGACCCGACGCCGACTTGGTGGCCGTGGAGGGCGCGGCCGGGGACGAGGCGGTCGAGTTGGTGGCTGAACAGGTGCTCGGCGCCGGAGGCGGGGCGGGAGGTGCCCGCGATGGACATCGCCACCCCCGAGGAGAGCAGCGCCTTCACGACCACCCACGCGGACTCCTCGAGGCCGGGTTTGATGGACTCGGCGCTGCCGACGAGCATCTCGGCGGTCATCTGCGAGAGCGCGCCGCCGTACTCGGAGTACTCGACGTTCTTCAGGCGGTGGGCGAGTTGCCAGTCCTTCACCGCCGTGTAGTTCGAGATGATGTCGGCGCACCCGGCGGTGGTGAGTTCCCACGGCGCCTCCGCGAGGATGGCCGTGTCGGCGACGACGGCCAGGGGCGGGTCGGCGGCGACGGAGTGGCGCGTGTCTCCCTCGGGGATGGACGAGCGCCCGGAGACGATGCCGTCGTGGCTGGCGGCGGTCGGAACGGAGACGAACCCGCAGCCGAGTCGCTCGGAGGCCATCTTCGCGGTGTCGATGACCTTCCCGCCGCCGAGGGCGAGGAGGTAGCCCGCGTCGGCCGCCTCAGCGGCGTCGACGACGCGTTCGACCGTCTCGAAACTCGCCGTCTCGATGGTGACGGAGTCGGGGTCGTCGAACTGCCCGCGGACCGCGCCGCCGGCGACCCGGTCGGGGGCCGGACTCGTCACGAGGAACGGCCGCCCCGTGAGGTAGAGTTCGTCCACCGCGTCCGCGAGGTCGTCGACGACGCCGTGGCCCATGAGGACGTTCCGCGGGAGCTTGATCCACGTCGACTTCTCGAACATGGTCGACCCTCCCGCGGGACGGATGAAAGTGTTAGCGTTTCACGCTAGGCCGCTCACCCGAGGAACGCGCCGGCCGCCTGCGAGAGGAAGAGGACGCCGAACCCCGCGAGGACGAGGGCGCTCGCGCCGGCGACGACGGGGGCGAGCGACTCCACCCGTCGCTCGGCGCCGACGAGGGCGGCCGGAAAGCCCGTCACCCAGACGAGGATGCCGCCGAAGAAGCCGACGACGAGGGCGGGCGACCCCGTCTCGACGACGAGCAGGCCGGCCAGCGACCCGCCGACGTACGGCGTCTCCGCCAGCACGTCCAGCGTTCCGGGGTCCAACAGGCCGACGCCGATGGTGAGCCAGAACAGTATCTGGTAGGGGTTCGTCAGCGCGAGGACGAACGCCTTGGTGAACCCGGTGGCAGCCGTGCGGTCGGAGCCGGCCGAAACTGCGGCGTCGCCCCCCTCCTCGACGCCGGCGTCCGCGGGCCGGAACGACGACCGGACGTCCTGTGCGGCCCCGTAGGCGAAGTACAGCATCAGGACGCCGCCGACGCCGACCATCGCCGCGCGGAGCGTCGGGAACGCCTCGACGAAGGCGACGACGCCGAGGGCGGCGAGGACGAAGAAGATGGCGTCGGCGGTCATCGCCCCGAGTCCGGCCTTGAACCCCGAGAGCCAGCCGTGGACGACGCTCTCCTCGGCGATGATGGCGTTCATCGGTCCCGGCGGGGCGGCCAGGGCGAGTCCGAAGACGACGCCCGCGAGGAGCGTCGCGACGACGTTCGTCACGTCAGTCTCCGGAACCGAGAGGCGCATAAATCAACCGAAACGGCGCACTGCGCGGCGGTCCGGAGTCGGTTCGCCGCACTCTCACGCGATACCGAGAGCGCTCGTCGCGGCGCCGACGAACGCCTCCCAGACGGAGAAGCCCGTCACCATCGACAGCACCGTGTCCAGCCCGAAGAAGAGGAACAGGGCGGCGGAGGCGAAGTGCGCCTTCCGCACGTCGAAGCGGTGCGAGAACCTGTGGAAGAAGTAGGCGTTCGCGAGGCTCACCGGGATGATAGCGAGCATCTCGCCGGCCCAGATGGCGGAGGTGGCGCCGTACTCGACGGCCAGTCCGATGGTGACCAGTTGGGTCTTGTCGCCGAACTCGCCGGCGGCCATCATGGCGAAGATGGGGACGAACCCGCCGAACGACCCGGAGATGCGCTCGACGGGCGCCGGCAAGTCCACGCGCTCGGAGAGGTCCGCGAACCCGCCGTCCGTCTCCGCGGCGAGTTCCTCCTGCGTCTGCCCCTCGGCGGGCGCGGAGCGGTAGAGCAGCACCGCGAACGTCAGGAACAGCGCCGCGGTGATCCCGTCGAGGACGAGGGGTGAGAGCGCGGCCCGGAGCGCCTGTCCGAACAGAATCTCCAGGGCCGTCCACCCGGCGAATGCCGTGCCCGCCGCGGAGACGACGACGAGGGGATGATACCGGGTTGCGAGGGCGGCGATGATGAACTGCACCTTCTCGCCGGGCAGCACCGCTAGCTGGGTGACGAAGGCGATGACGAGGATTTCGAGGTAGCCGCTCACGTCGTCGGCACCTCGCCGTTGGACCCGTCCGCGTCGTCGCCCGTCCCGTCCGGTTCGCCCTCGGCCGGGTCGGCCTCGAACGGGCGCACCCGGATGGACGCGGCGACGGAGTCGGGGAGGCTCTGCTCGTCGCCGCCCTCCGTTCGGACGGTCACCATCCCGAAGGGGGCCACGTCGACGACTTCGAGGCGCGTCCCCGGGAGCACGCCCGCCTCCTCCAGGTACTCGAGTTCCTCCTCGTCGCGGTCGCTGACGCGGGTGACGACCACCCTGTCGCCGACGACGTGGTCGCGCAGGGTGTCCACGTCCTCGCGTTCGATGGGCGCGAGGTCGGCCGTCGGGATGGGGTCGCCGTGGGGGTCGACCGTCGGGTTCCCGAGCACCTCCGCGACGCGGCGCTCGAACTCCTCGGAGATGTGGTGTTCGAGGGCGTCGGCCTCGTCGTGCACCTCGCTCCACGAGTAGTCGAGGTGCTCGGCGAGGTAGGCTTCGAGCAGGCGGTGGTGTCGGAGCACTTCCAGCGCCACCGTCTCGCCCTCCTCGGTCAACTCGACGCCCTTGTACTTCTCCCGGTCGAGGAGCCCCCGCTCTTCGAGTTTCCCGAGCATGCTCGTCACCGTGGGCGGCGTCTTCCCGAGGTACTCCGCGACGGCGGAGGTGGCGACGGGCGCGCCCGACGTCGACTGAATCTGGTAGATGGCCTTCAGATAATCCTCCATCACGTCGCTCAACATGGGCGAAATTAGACGAATCTAAAGGAAAAGTCTGTCGGGTGAAATATCGCTCCGGCGCTCGGTCGTCCGGTCGCAGTCCCCCGCTCAGATGCCCTGTCCCATCAGGTGACTGCGCAGGACGTCGGCCGTCTTCGTCCCCGACTCGGTGTTGACGACGACGACGTCGTCGCTCCCCCCGAAGACGCCGTCCTCGGCGAGTCGCCACGCGGCGGCCATCGCCGCCCCGCCCGCGGTGCCGACTTCGACGCCCGCCGTCTGCGCGGCGACGACGGCCGACTCGAGGATATCGTCGTCGTCGAGAGCGAGTACGTCGCCGCCGGCGGCCTCGACGGCGTCTATCGCCGCCTCGCCGCCCTTCGGGTCCGGAATCTCCAGTTCGCCGACGATGGTGTCCGGTTGCTCCCACTCGTCCACATCGTCGCCGCGCTCGCGGGCGGCGTGGATGGGCGCGCACCCGGACGCCTGCGCGGCGTAGAGCGGCGGCACCTCGTCCAGCAGGCCGAGTTCGCGGAGTTCCCGGAAGCCCTCGAAGACGCCGGCGACGACTTCGCCGGTGCTGGCGGGGACGACGACGGCGTCCGGCGCCTCCCATCCGCGCGACTCGGCCACCTCGAACGCGAGCGTCTTGACCCCGTCGTGGCGGTAGGGATTGTCGAACTCCTGGAGCGTGAACCACTCGGATTTCAACTGCTCGTGCAGGCCGTCCTCGGCGTCGGGGTAGCGGCCGCCGACCACGCGCATCTCGCCGCCGTGGACGTTCACCATCGCCTTGTTCGAGAACGGCGCGCGCGAGGGGACGAACGAGTACGACCGGATGTCGGCCATGCTCGCGTACGACGCCGCCGACTGCCCGGCGTTGCCCGCCGAGGCGAGGGCGACCAACTCGGCGCCCGCCTCTCGCGCCGCGGTGACGGCGGGCGAGAGACCCCTGTCCAGAATCGTCCCCGTGGGATTGCGCCCCTCGTCCTTGATTCCGAGCGACCCGACGCCGAGTTCCTCGGCGAGTTCTTCGGAGTCAACCAGCGGCGTTCCGCCCTCCTTGGCCGTCAGCGGCGACTCGAAGGGGAGCAGGTCGGCGTAGCGCCACATCGTGTCCGTCGGCCGGTCCGAGAGGCCCCCGTCCGACCAGTCGACGGCGTCGTAGTCGTACGTCGGCACGAGGTGCGC
This Halogeometricum sp. S3BR5-2 DNA region includes the following protein-coding sequences:
- a CDS encoding LysE family translocator; translated protein: MNAIIAEESVVHGWLSGFKAGLGAMTADAIFFVLAALGVVAFVEAFPTLRAAMVGVGGVLMLYFAYGAAQDVRSSFRPADAGVEEGGDAAVSAGSDRTAATGFTKAFVLALTNPYQILFWLTIGVGLLDPGTLDVLAETPYVGGSLAGLLVVETGSPALVVGFFGGILVWVTGFPAALVGAERRVESLAPVVAGASALVLAGFGVLFLSQAAGAFLG
- a CDS encoding threonine synthase, translated to MDTSDAFLGLECAETGERYDADATGASDAGAHLVPTYDYDAVDWSDGGLSDRPTDTMWRYADLLPFESPLTAKEGGTPLVDSEELAEELGVGSLGIKDEGRNPTGTILDRGLSPAVTAAREAGAELVALASAGNAGQSAASYASMADIRSYSFVPSRAPFSNKAMVNVHGGEMRVVGGRYPDAEDGLHEQLKSEWFTLQEFDNPYRHDGVKTLAFEVAESRGWEAPDAVVVPASTGEVVAGVFEGFRELRELGLLDEVPPLYAAQASGCAPIHAARERGDDVDEWEQPDTIVGELEIPDPKGGEAAIDAVEAAGGDVLALDDDDILESAVVAAQTAGVEVGTAGGAAMAAAWRLAEDGVFGGSDDVVVVNTESGTKTADVLRSHLMGQGI
- a CDS encoding NAD(P)-dependent glycerol-1-phosphate dehydrogenase — its product is MFEKSTWIKLPRNVLMGHGVVDDLADAVDELYLTGRPFLVTSPAPDRVAGGAVRGQFDDPDSVTIETASFETVERVVDAAEAADAGYLLALGGGKVIDTAKMASERLGCGFVSVPTAASHDGIVSGRSSIPEGDTRHSVAADPPLAVVADTAILAEAPWELTTAGCADIISNYTAVKDWQLAHRLKNVEYSEYGGALSQMTAEMLVGSAESIKPGLEESAWVVVKALLSSGVAMSIAGTSRPASGAEHLFSHQLDRLVPGRALHGHQVGVGSVLTEYLHSGENGEWRDIRDALDEVGAPTTADGLDIDDATVIEALTTAHTIRDRYTILGDGVSEEAAREAATFTGVI
- a CDS encoding glycosyltransferase family 4 protein, whose amino-acid sequence is MRVAFVSMYTAQLRADGATRRLRRVAEHLAARDHEVSVLCAKWWEGEVSAFEQNDVEYVAVTEAPSATTFASKLPFALRRVKPDVVHAANSPPAQVSGAKTGARLLRVPVVVDWWAEREGDPSGGYGRAARSADRVTAPSQMVKTDVREYGAAEDAVRVVPESVDFDLIRSAGTDDRADLLYARRLDEHANVESFFLALAELRDREWRAAVVGDGPERDAAERTAAELRIADRVEFLGDLPPEEFVPVMKGAHVFAQTAAVEPFATNLLWALACGCVGVVEYQARSGAHELVVDCDRGVRVTSPQELADEIAAAAGHSRESTNEAFAAYDHEDVTCRYEAVYEDAIGGYGWF
- a CDS encoding metal-dependent transcriptional regulator; the protein is MLSDVMEDYLKAIYQIQSTSGAPVATSAVAEYLGKTPPTVTSMLGKLEERGLLDREKYKGVELTEEGETVALEVLRHHRLLEAYLAEHLDYSWSEVHDEADALEHHISEEFERRVAEVLGNPTVDPHGDPIPTADLAPIEREDVDTLRDHVVGDRVVVTRVSDRDEEELEYLEEAGVLPGTRLEVVDVAPFGMVTVRTEGGDEQSLPDSVAASIRVRPFEADPAEGEPDGTGDDADGSNGEVPTT
- a CDS encoding TMEM165/GDT1 family protein, translating into MSGYLEILVIAFVTQLAVLPGEKVQFIIAALATRYHPLVVVSAAGTAFAGWTALEILFGQALRAALSPLVLDGITAALFLTFAVLLYRSAPAEGQTQEELAAETDGGFADLSERVDLPAPVERISGSFGGFVPIFAMMAAGEFGDKTQLVTIGLAVEYGATSAIWAGEMLAIIPVSLANAYFFHRFSHRFDVRKAHFASAALFLFFGLDTVLSMVTGFSVWEAFVGAATSALGIA
- a CDS encoding DUF420 domain-containing protein gives rise to the protein MATASADNAVKEHPLAVTAVLSVVGYALVVGTFLGWVPGQVFPDLSLAQVNTLSDAIAAVNALNVLVIAAGWRWIRAGEVRKHAAAMVTSFALILVFLVMYLSKIGGGGTKEFVGPAFVYYPYLAMLAIHIVLSIVAVPVVLYALVLGLTHTPAELRTQTPHRRVGRIAAGSWLLSLTLGVVTYLLLNQVYGWRYVESATAALVAVPL
- a CDS encoding plastocyanin/azurin family copper-binding protein, whose translation is MTDGNAEMSRRAFLATAAGTTAAAGAAGTAAAQETGTSTGTGSGSGGGGSGTGTAGGGGGTGTGSGGGGGGGGGGGTETVAVGPGGDFVFTPGTSEALQILPGTTVEFVWESDNHNIAVDSTPEGASWSGHEPIENSGFTYSHTFSTLGTYEYHCTPHQSAGMVGSIEVVESISTPAPSNVPSVPDSAKTLGIATTFAMVATMGLAFFFLKYGGDYELEEE